From the Pieris napi chromosome 20, ilPieNapi1.2, whole genome shotgun sequence genome, one window contains:
- the LOC125059910 gene encoding deoxyribodipyrimidine photo-lyase yields MQLIFNCYNKIPFRAMASAAKKIKLSKPSTSAEKITLQDFMDSIHKKRENTAKSILEYKFNKKRVRIISQEQMVSDKCKGIVYWMSRDSRVQDNWAFLFAQKLALKNEVPLHVCFCLIAKYLDASVRQFHFLIKGLEKVAADCKKLNIQFHLLEGSGADALPEWVVKHKIGGVVCDFNPLRVPMGWLDGVKKKLKKDVPLIQVDTHNIVPCWVASDKQEYSARTIRNKINSKLDEYLTEFPPVIKHPYTSDFEAEPIDWDDAIESREADKSVGPIEWAGPGYDEAVKTLKSFLDTRLKIFASKRNDPTQEALSNLSPWFHFGQISVQRVALCVQEYKSKYTESVNAFLEEAIVRRELADNFCFYCEHYDSIKGASNWAQKTLDDHRKDKRSHIYTLEKLCKGETHDDLWNSAQIQLVREGKLHGFLRMYWAKKILEWTTSPEEALKYAIYMNDHFSVDGRDSSGYVGCMWSICGIHDQGWAERAVFGKIRYMNYDGCKRKFDIRAFIARYGGKVHKYVPSK; encoded by the exons ATgcaattgatatttaattgttataacaaAATCCCGTTTCGAGCAATGGCATCAGCTGCTAAGAAAATAAAGCTTTCAAAGCCCTCCACAAGTGCCGAGAAAATTACTTTACAAGATTTTATGGATAGTATTCACAAAAAGCGGGAAAATACGGCGAAGTCAATTTTAGagtataaatttaacaaaaaacgaGTAAGAATAATTTCTCAGGAGCAAATGGTATCTGATAAATGTAAAGGCATCGTTTATTGGATGTCCAGAGATAGTAGGGTCCAAGATAATTGGGCATTTTTATTCGCACAGAAATTGGCTCTCAAGAACGAAGTACCGCTTCACGTTTGTTTCTGTCTTATTGCTAAATATTTAGATGCATCTGTCCGACAATttcactttttaattaaag gcTTGGAAAAAGTTGCAGCTGACTGCAAAAAGCTAAATATACAGTTCCACTTGTTGGAAGGTAGTGGAGCTGATGCACTACCAGAATGGgttgtaaaacataaaattggtGGTGTGGTTTGTGATTTCAATCCCTTGAGAGTGCCAATGGGCTGGTTGGATGGTGTTAAGAAGAAACTAAAGAAAGATGTTCCTCTTATACAG GTAGACACACATAATATAGTGCCATGCTGGGTTGCATCTGATAAGCAAGAGTATTCTGCTCGAACTATAAGGAATAAAATCAACTCTAAACTGGATGAATATCTCACAGAGTTTCCACCAGTAATAAAGCATCCTTACACAAGTGACTTTGAAGCAGAg ccAATAGACTGGGATGATGCAATAGAATCTCGCGAAGCAGACAAATCAGTTGGGCCGATAGAATGGGCTGGTCCCGGTTATGATGAAGCTGTCAAAACATTGAAAAGCTTCCTAGATACACGGCTTAAAATATTTGCCAGCAAACGCAATGACCCCACACAAGAAGCTTTGAGCAATCTATCCCCATGGTTTCACTTTG GTCAAATATCAGTTCAGAGAGTAGCATTATGTGTACAAGAATACAAATCTAAATACACGGAGAGTGTGAACGCTTTTCTAGAAGAGGCAATTGTGAGACGAGAATTGGCGGATAATTTCTGTTTCTATTGTGAACACTATGACAGTATAAAGGGTGCTAGCAATTGGGCTCAAAAGACATTAGATGACCACAG AAAAGACAAAAGGTcgcatatatatactttagaaAAGTTGTGTAAAGGAGAAACGCATGACGATTTATGGAATTCCGCTCAAATACAATTAGTTAGAGAAGGAAAGTTGCACGGGTTCCTTCGAATGTACTGGGCTAAGAAGATTCTAGAGTGGACTACAAGCCCCGAAGAAGCCCTGAAGTACGCCATATACATGAATGATCATTTCAGTGTCGATGGAAGAGATTCCAGTGGATATGTTG GTTGTATGTGGTCTATTTGCGGTATTCATGATCAAGGCTGGGCGGAAAGAGCCGTGTTCGGCAAAATAAGATATATGAACTACGATGGCTGCAAAAGGAAATTTGATATTCGAGCTTTTATAGCGCGCTATGGTGGGAAGGTACACAAATATGTACCCagcaaataa